In one Takifugu flavidus isolate HTHZ2018 chromosome 9, ASM371156v2, whole genome shotgun sequence genomic region, the following are encoded:
- the ccdc69 gene encoding coiled-coil domain-containing protein 69, which produces MGCTHSKKKSKGKTAEKKQNGVCDGGQRAAGGQDVYLEKQLEQFEWQLRTLKEVLSANGNPERAELLKQHADEEVCALVLSLLDKVRTETAADLNVLHERRSKCAAEGYERSEAALKRRHEEEKTRLTEAFRAAEDGLKVEVQQLAAELQDYDQLKTRVRESTFKKDLQRNIQAHGSPGAFWESEQESLLFVIEMKSEQVQEQSRKLQNMEALVEKNLALEDQIVHVLQQNEDLKVRIDNCQTLIQQISREEQDLRVALERQTAMNQNLSQEKEQLMFKLRHRDSYPSIHLPTMVQELAPR; this is translated from the exons ATGGGCTGTACCCACAGTAAG aagaaaagcaaaggaaagacggcagagaagaagcagaacgGTGTCTGTGATGGAG GGCAACGGGCGGCAGGTGGGCAGGACGTCtacctggagaagcagctggagcagTTTGAGTGGCAGCTGAGGACTCTGAAGGAGGTGCTGTCGGCCAACGGGAACCCGGAGAGGGCGGAGCTCCTGAAGCAGCACGCCGACGAGGAGGTGTGCGCCCTGGTCCTGAGCCTCCTCGACAAG GTGAGGACGGAGACGGCGGCCGACCTGAACGTGCTGCACGAGCGGCGGAGCAAATGTGCGGCGGAGGGATACGAGAGGAGCGAGGCGGCGCTGAAGAGGAGGCACGAGGAGGAGAAGACCCGGCTGACGGAGGCCTTCCGGGCGGCCGAGGACGGCCTGAAG gtggaggtgcagcagctggCGGCGGAGCTGCAGGACTACGACCAGCTGAAGACCCGGGTCCGGGAGTCCACCTTCAAGAaggacctgcagaggaacattcag gcCCACGGCAGcccaggtgcattctgggagtcggagcaggagtcCCTGTTGTTCGTCATCGAGATGAAGAGCGAGCAggtgcaggagcagagcaggaagctgcagaacaTGGAGGCTCTG GTGGAGAAGAACCTGGCGCTGGAGGACCAGATCGTCcacgtgctgcagcagaacGAGGATCTGAAAGTGCGAATCGACAACTGTCAGACTCTCATTCA GCAGATTTCAAGGGAGGAGCAGGACCTGAGGGTGGCGCTGGAGAGGCAGACCGCCATGAACCAGAACCTTTCTCAGGAAAAAGAGCAGCTGATGTTCAAGCTGAGGCACAGAGACTCGTACCCCAGCATCCATCTGCCCACCATGGTGCAAGAGCTTGCACCCAGATGA
- the ltc4s gene encoding uncharacterized protein ltc4s isoform X2, which yields MFEETAVLAAVTILGILQQGERAAGPFLSAGDLGPEEVLCASTRHLWTSGVREGLQSSSQLLGVFPHLRGRLVAVGTLLQSRSGVCLRPPLPLRPPVLLPRLLSVATATAAAVVLQRPAALDPARNLLPRRSPRLPPLVSEAGCSGAFLWPPDFAEGFRGTSICGTRSKIGSIFIC from the exons ATGTTTGAGGAGACCGCCGTCCTCGCCGCCGTCACCATACTGGGCATCCTGCAGCAAGGTGAAAGGGCTGCTGG cccatttctgtctgcaggtgatCTCGGCCCGGAGGAAGTTCTCTGTGCGTCCACCCGCCACCTCTGGACCAGCGGAGTTCGAGAGGGTCTTCAGAGCTCA AGCCAACTGCTCGGAGTATTTCCCCATCTTCGTGGCCGTCTTGTGGCTGTCGGGACTCTTCTTCAGTCAAG GTCTGGCGTCTGCCTGCGGCCTCCTCTACCTCTACGCCCGCCTGTCTTACTTCCGAGGCTACTCTCGGTCGCCACAGCAACG gctgctgccgtTGTACTTCAGCGCCCTGCTGCTCTGGATCCTGCTCGGAACCTCCTGCCTCGGCGttctcctcgtcttcctccgcTTGTATCTGAAGCTGGATGTTCTGGAGCATTTCTCTGGCCTCCTGACTTTGCTGAAGGGTTCCGAGGAACCTCCATCTGTGGCACAAGATCCAAAATAGGATCAATATTTATCTGTTGA
- the ltc4s gene encoding leukotriene C4 synthase isoform X1, translating to MFEETAVLAAVTILGILQQAHFCLQVISARRKFSVRPPATSGPAEFERVFRAQANCSEYFPIFVAVLWLSGLFFSQGDLRWPGRPRLSSDERSRACCVAGLASACGLLYLYARLSYFRGYSRSPQQRLLPLYFSALLLWILLGTSCLGVLLVFLRLYLKLDVLEHFSGLLTLLKGSEEPPSVAQDPK from the exons ATGTTTGAGGAGACCGCCGTCCTCGCCGCCGTCACCATACTGGGCATCCTGCAGCAAG cccatttctgtctgcaggtgatCTCGGCCCGGAGGAAGTTCTCTGTGCGTCCACCCGCCACCTCTGGACCAGCGGAGTTCGAGAGGGTCTTCAGAGCTCA AGCCAACTGCTCGGAGTATTTCCCCATCTTCGTGGCCGTCTTGTGGCTGTCGGGACTCTTCTTCAGTCAAGGTGACCTGAGGTGGCCTGGGCGACCACGTCTGAGCAGTGACGAGCGCTCACGTGCGTGTTGTGTTGCAGGTCTGGCGTCTGCCTGCGGCCTCCTCTACCTCTACGCCCGCCTGTCTTACTTCCGAGGCTACTCTCGGTCGCCACAGCAACG gctgctgccgtTGTACTTCAGCGCCCTGCTGCTCTGGATCCTGCTCGGAACCTCCTGCCTCGGCGttctcctcgtcttcctccgcTTGTATCTGAAGCTGGATGTTCTGGAGCATTTCTCTGGCCTCCTGACTTTGCTGAAGGGTTCCGAGGAACCTCCATCTGTGGCACAAGATCCAAAATAG
- the ltc4s gene encoding leukotriene C4 synthase isoform X3 has product MFEETAVLAAVTILGILQQAHFCLQVISARRKFSVRPPATSGPAEFERVFRAQANCSEYFPIFVAVLWLSGLFFSQGLASACGLLYLYARLSYFRGYSRSPQQRLLPLYFSALLLWILLGTSCLGVLLVFLRLYLKLDVLEHFSGLLTLLKGSEEPPSVAQDPK; this is encoded by the exons ATGTTTGAGGAGACCGCCGTCCTCGCCGCCGTCACCATACTGGGCATCCTGCAGCAAG cccatttctgtctgcaggtgatCTCGGCCCGGAGGAAGTTCTCTGTGCGTCCACCCGCCACCTCTGGACCAGCGGAGTTCGAGAGGGTCTTCAGAGCTCA AGCCAACTGCTCGGAGTATTTCCCCATCTTCGTGGCCGTCTTGTGGCTGTCGGGACTCTTCTTCAGTCAAG GTCTGGCGTCTGCCTGCGGCCTCCTCTACCTCTACGCCCGCCTGTCTTACTTCCGAGGCTACTCTCGGTCGCCACAGCAACG gctgctgccgtTGTACTTCAGCGCCCTGCTGCTCTGGATCCTGCTCGGAACCTCCTGCCTCGGCGttctcctcgtcttcctccgcTTGTATCTGAAGCTGGATGTTCTGGAGCATTTCTCTGGCCTCCTGACTTTGCTGAAGGGTTCCGAGGAACCTCCATCTGTGGCACAAGATCCAAAATAG
- the maml1 gene encoding LOW QUALITY PROTEIN: mastermind-like protein 1 (The sequence of the model RefSeq protein was modified relative to this genomic sequence to represent the inferred CDS: inserted 2 bases in 1 codon), whose product MMADFVTPRHSAVMERLRRRIELFRQHHNSCENRYESATLERLELERQQTFALHQRCLQTKAKRSSKHRQPQPSGEQAVQRGPGSGGGGGAEDGGGTAAEQSRNSTLIALQETVKRKLESASSPLGGRDPVNGFSDGFPPNKKACLDNGTTNGSPLDSKLGISDSLNSNGTHGPPSESKESGRESSSDFHRKEMKQEPDDILPIMPPTGGGNNSLFPDLNLNEQEWTELMEELNCAVAYEDIQDILNDGFEDRKDPLEMAHASSVGGAGAAAGGGGGGGQSSQVLLPADLNSVKSEFSPASVAFEQDSRTGSPHVRSTSSGPPPHHTSSPITTSSASSPALPPPQPPPPPRQLQPPPNQLLPTGPPGPKDLSPAQQLQQLAAQQQRAHHLHGQMQHKQQQPGHKFHNQVPHGHPPAWPQMANAPQGTLGGTFGMDKATSPSMYPQDFNSNAQKQLLMPAQPNKASPKAAAGGYMPGHPGGPGHPGGPGHHNLLGHPTAGPXPLNHPPAPGAQGSTAMLNYNNTKPLSHFEAGPGPPRLPNSQNQNKTVLLNLLRQQQIKQKNMTFRQHIPHAQDQNSYPAPPHGPGPTNAMTSTPGSNALAVQPGANAMAANHGNAAYLNSQAVALKQQQYIQRQQLIAEQEKQRQQDQQLQRHLTRPPPQYQDQPTNQNPFSQTPVNQFTASSQPMGSSQPIGSMGSAAPGSQRMFQQNQGMLGMNLSQAGGPAGGVAPPPTAVSQADISLSSCGGGGASVDVQQVLYNNMNLHPGHPGHPSQQAGLQRQPLGAMSAPYRQNLLAQQQHMKAQPNVAMLKQQQLAAARLPGAMQSNMGANLPGAMAGSMAAPQSSAWQQQMSAQPPSNNAALPPNAFSNPPNSFHLQQHPRIPKMPQGGAPFVTNAAGRPLGSLNPGQPMMQQRAPPTSQGLGQPMANQQQTQQQQANQNQAVLPDLAAFGQPQGTGRQGLQCNQGYQVSRTANQQQQQVSFGYNAASGSFAGESELVDSLLKGQSTQDWMSDLDELLATHH is encoded by the exons ATGATGGCGGATTTCGTTACGCCGCGACACAGCGCGGTGATGGAGAGGCTCCGCCGGAGGATCGAGCTCTTCCGGCAGCATCACAACAGCTGCGAGAACCGCTACGAAAGCGCGACGCTGGagcggctggagctggagcggcaGCAGACCTTCGCGCTGCACCAGCGGTGCCTGCAGACCAAGGCCAAGCGCTCCAGCAAGCACCGGCAGCCCCAGCCCAGCGGGGAGCAGGCCGTCCAGAGGGGGCcgggcagcggcggcggcggcggcgcggagGACGGCGGGGGCACGGCGGCCGAGCAGAGCCGGAACAGCACCCTCATCGCG ctgcaggagaCTGTTAAAAGGAAGCTGGAGAGCGCCAGTTCGCCCCTGGGAGGCAGAGATCCGGTCAACGGGTTCAGCGACGGGTTCCCTCCCAACAAGAAGGCCTGTCTGGATAACGGTACCACCAATGGGTCCCCACTGGACTCCAAGTTGGGCATAAGTGATTCGCTGAATTCCAACGGCACTCACGGGCCCCCCAGTGAGTCAAAGGAGAGCGGCCGGGAGTCCAGCTCAGACTTCCACCGGAAGGAGATGAAGCAAGAGCCGGATGACATCCTTCCCATCATGCCCCCGACAGGAGGTGGGAACAACAGCCTGTTCCCGGACCTGAACCTGAACGAGCAGGAGTGGAccgagctgatggaggagctcaACTGCGCGGTGGCCTATGAAGACATTCAGGATATTCTCAACGATGGCTTCGAGGACCGCAAGGACCCCCTGGAGATGGCCCACGCCTCTAGTGTTGGTGGGGCAGGCGCAGCagcggggggcgggggcgggggcggccAGTCGTCCCAGGTCCTGCTCCCCGCCGACCTGAACAGTGTTAAGTCCGAATTCTCCCCAGCCTCGGTGGCCTTTGAACAGGACTCTAGGACCGGCTCCCCCCACGTCAGGTCCACCtcctctggtcctcctcctcaccacacgagctcccccatcaccacctcctccgCCTCGTCCCCGGCTTTGCCCCCGCCCcaaccacctcctccccctcggcAGCTTCAGCCGCCACCCAACCAACTCCTTCCCACCGGCCCCCCAGGACCCAAAGACCTGTCGccagcccagcagctccagcagctggctGCCCAGCAGCAGAGGGCCCACCACCTCCACGGCCAGATGCAGCACAAGCAGCAGCAACCGGGGCACAAATTCCACAACCAGGTGCCCCACGGCCACCCCCCGGCCTGGCCCCAGATGGCTAATGCCCCTCAGGGCACGCTGGGGGGCACGTTTGGAATGGACAAGGCTACAAGCCCTTCCATGTACCCACAGGACTTCAACTCTAATGCACAGAAGCAGTTGTTGATGCCTGCTCAGCCCAACAAAGCATCcccaaaagcagcagctgggggGTACATGCCGGGACACCCAGGGGGTCCGGGACACCCAGGGGGTCCGGGCCACCACAACCTGCTGGGCCACCCTACAGCGGGGCC CCCTCTCAACCACCCGCCAGCCCCAGGTGCTCAGGGTTCCACCGCCATGCTGAACTATAACAACACCAAACCTCTTTCGCACTTTGAGGCGGGACCTGGACCCCCCCGGCTCCCCAActcccagaaccagaacaagaCGGTCCTGCTCAACCTGCTGCGGCAGCAGCAGATCAAACAGAAGAATATGACTTTCAGACAACACATACCACATGCACAG GACCAGAACTCATacccagctcctccacacgGCCCCGGCCCCACCAACGCCATGACATCGACGCCGGGAAGCAACGCCCTGGCGGTCCAGCCCGGGGCCAATGCCATGGCAGCTAACCATGGCAACGCAGCGTACCTGAACAGCCAGGCGGTGgcgctgaagcagcagcagtacatcCAGAGGCAGCAGCTAATAGCTGAACAG gagaagcagcgTCAGCaagaccagcagctgcagagacatCTGACCCGACCGCCGCCACAGTACCAGGACCAGCCCACCAATCAGAACCCGTTCTCACAGACGCCTGTCAACCAGTTCACAG CTTCCTCTCAGCCAATGGGAAGCTCGCAGCCCATCGGCTCCATGGGGAGCGCCGCTCCTGGATCACAACGGATGTTCCAGCAGAACCAAGGCATGCTGGGAATGAACCTGAGCCAGGCCGGTGGGCCCGCGGGGGGCGTGGCTCCGCCACCGACTGCTGTCAGTCAAGCTGACATCAGCCTGTCCTCGtgcggagggggcggggccagcgtGGACGTGCAGCAGGTGCTGTACAACAACATGAATCTCCACCCCGGGCACCCCGGGCACCCCTCGCAGCAGGCCGGCCTCCAGCGGCAGCCCCTGGGCGCCAtgagcgccccctacaggcagAACCTCctggcccagcagcagcacatgaagGCCCAGCCCAACGTTGCCATGctgaagcagcaacagctggcTGCTGCTCGCCTGCCGGGCGCCATGCAGAGCAACATGGGGGCCAACCTGCCGGGCGCCATGGCCGGCAGCATGGCGGCGCCGCAGAGCAGCGCgtggcagcagcagatgagcgCTCAGCCCCCCTCCAATAACGCCGCCCTGCCGCCAAACGCCTTCAGCAACCCGCCCAActccttccacctgcagcagcatccccGCATTCCCAAGATGCCGCAGGGTGGCGCCCCCTTCGTGACCAACGCCGCGGGGCGTCCGCTGGGCAGCCTGAACCCCGGGCAGCCGATGATGCAGCAGAGGGCTCCGCCCACCTCGCAGGGCCTCGGCCAGCCCATGGCCAATCAGCAGcagactcagcagcagcaggccaaTCAGAACCAGGCCGTCCTGCCGGACCTGGCGGCGTTCGGACAGCCGCAGGGCACCGGCCGCCAGGGGCTGCAGTGTAACCAAGGTTACCAGGTGAGCAGGACagccaaccagcagcagcagcaggtgtctTTTGGCTACAACGCCGCGTCGGGGAGCTTTGCTGGGGAGAGCGAGCTGGTGGACTCCCTGCTGAAGGGCCAGAGCACGCAGGACTGGATGAGCGACCTGGACGAGCTGCTCGCCACGCACCATTAG